The Argiope bruennichi chromosome X2, qqArgBrue1.1, whole genome shotgun sequence sequence TTTGTTACACCTCATTGTAGAGGAGGAATTTTTCATTCGCGCACACATGTAGCACGAGCCTCTCTTTTGTGGaggaataatttgaatttgaagtttcttcctccaaattttcatttgaacGATAAATATTAAGGAAAGCCGACACATCACGAGGTAAAGAGGATATTTGAGCTCTAGATATGAGATGTTCTTTCATCAGGGATTTTGAGAGTGCTctcaagaaaataattctgggctCATCATCAACATTGTTCAGTAGAATTTATACCAGCAATGttcatcattatataaaataatacaagagGCCACCGTCTTGTTATTTGAGACACAGAATAAGCCGAACACATTTTATCGCAGGTGTCAACACCTCCTTTTGTCATATTGTAATCAAGAATTACTTCAGGTTTTCCACTGTCTCCATCAATTTCAGATTTATCGTGAAGGCTAGATACTAATACTACTGCTTTGTTTTTCTTCGGTACATATGAAACGagtgttttatttttctgaaaaccaAAGATAGAAGTACCCACAATTCTATGTTTTCTGGGCAAAAATTCTGcgtgaatttcttttttatttttctttacagttCCGATGAAAGTAATTTTCTTCTCTAATAAGTAAACAACTAGTGGAAAACTAGTGTACCAGTTGTCAGTGGTAAGATTTTTATTAGAGTTTTCAATGGGCATTACTAGACGCTTGACAATGTCTAATGGTTTATTCTCAACTGCGAAAGGTCCAGGCGGCTGTTTTCCGATATAAATTTCCATATTgctacaataaaatgttttagaatcaCATAATGCGAATATTTTGATGCCATACTTAGCAGGCTTATTCGGAATGTATTGAATACAAGAGCAACGTCCCCTGAAAGGATGTAACATCTCATGAATTGTTACAAATTCGCTTGTATTATAAGATTTCAAGCAATTTTGAACAAATGAATCCCAAATGGATCGGATGGCAGCTAATTTGTCTGATTTTCTCCTTTCAGCTCCAGTATCTATATCATCGAACCGAATACAGCGAAGTAAAAACAAAAACCGCTTATAACTCATAGCTGCTCTCAGTATTTGAATTCCAGTTCCATCAAAAGCCCAGAGCTGCTCAACATTTGTATGTTGGCTTTTCATTGTGCctataaaataaagcaatccCATCAAAGCCATAAATTCACTTCTACACGTTTGTTTACAGTCAGGTTTCTGATAATATTTAGCTTCTACtccttgtatatatttatttgtgcaataaattacTTCATCAATCATACTCAGATCAATCAATTTCAGAAAAGCGTCAATTTCTGAAGCAGTTCCTTTTGCATATGCAGTTGGTCTTGgcagtttctttataatatttttgttcttggtTTTGGATGTTTTtacgatttcttcttttttccattttctgaTTTTATCCTATCCCGTATAACAATTTTCATcactattattttcagtaatttcgtAATCTGATGCAGTTATTTCAGAGTCACTGCTGTGATTTTCCTGTTTTAAATTTTCGTCACTCAAATCTGCGTCATATGCAGAAAATTGCTGATCATCTTCAATATCTTCACTATCAgaatcttcattcaaaattttcattaggtAATCCACCATTTATTTGTGAtccttaaaatattgttttcgtttAGACATTATTTTACCTCAAATCCTATTCGTAATACtaacaaagatttatttaacttAGAAAGATTCTGtcgaaaaagaatttcacaagCAGGCGCGCGTTGCATAAAGTACAACACCGCAGATGTTTACAGCTAAAAATGACAGGTGCAGCTGATTGCGCAATCAGAAATGCAAATAACTTTCAGGAAATGTGAAGGAAGATTCAATAAACGATACGCATGGTGATTAAC is a genomic window containing:
- the LOC129959717 gene encoding piggyBac transposable element-derived protein 4-like gives rise to the protein MVDYLMKILNEDSDSEDIEDDQQFSAYDADLSDENLKQENHSSDSEITASDYEITENNSDENCTMKSQHTNVEQLWAFDGTGIQILRAAMSYKRFLFLLRCIRFDDIDTGAERRKSDKLAAIRSIWDSFVQNCLKSYNTSEFVTIHEMLHPFRGRCSCIQYIPNKPAKYGIKIFALCDSKTFYCSNMEIYIGKQPPGPFAVENKPLDIVKRLVMPIENSNKNLTTDNWYTSFPLVVYLLEKKITFIGTVKKNKKEIHAEFLPRKHRIVGTSIFGFQKNKTLVSYVPKKNKAVVLVSSLHDKSEIDGDSGKPEVILDYNMTKGGVDTCDKMCSAYSVSQITRRWPLVLFYIMMNIAGINSTEQC